Genomic window (Candidatus Melainabacteria bacterium RIFOXYA2_FULL_32_9):
ATAATCAGTATCAATCCATCGGCAAATGTTATTATGTGTTCTGCTATGGGGCAGCAGGCCACTGTTATTGAATCAATCCAATCTGGAGCAAAAGATTTTATTGTAAAACCATTTACACCGTATAGAGTAATTGACGCTGTAAAGAAAATTATTGGATAACTTTATAGTTTTTAATTGCTGGTATTTGTAAATTTTTTATTACTAAAAGCTTTATTAGGGTATAATATATCAATAAATTAAAATTTATAAATCAAACTAAGTTTTTTTGGGCGGAGATTGATAAGTTGCAGTTAAAAAGAAAATATAATTTAATGCTGTTTTTTTGTATGTTAATAATGCAGTTACTGCCTTTTGTTTTACCCAGTTATGCAAATACCCCTGAAAAATCTCAATTAAACAGTATGACGCTTGCTGGTTTTAAAATTCATACAACTGTTATAAAACCTGATAAGCAAGGTATTAACGAATTAAACACTAATTCTGCCTCAACTATACCGTCTAATATTGAAAATAGAAAGGTCGTATCAAAAACAAGAATTGATAATAAATCTAATAATGTTATTGATACAAAAAAAACAGATAAAATAGTTTTACAGGAATCAAAAAAACAAAATAATATTACGAGCAATAAATTAGCATTAAGGCCTAAATATGATAAGCCAAATAGTTCTACAGTAATTAGAAATACATCTACTGCACCAATTCATACTTTAGCAGCTCATAAAGATGTTAAGGCAACTATGTCAACTACTAATAACGATAATAAACAGAGTTCAAATAATTTCTTGCAAGAAAATAAAAATTCTTTGCTTAGTGAAAATAATCTGCAAAATGAGAACTTGCCAGCTAATTACGAAAAAGAAAAATTAAATATTTCTGATTATGATGCACCTCTCTCAAATAAAGTTAAGGATGTGGATTCGATTAAAGAGCCAGATTTTATGTCGCTAGTCTCTTCTTTGTTTATTGTGATTATATTGGTGCTTATATTTGGTTGGCTTTATACTAAGTTACGAGGGGTTGACCCTGCTGCTTTATTATCTGGAAAACTCAGTTCAGGTTTAAATAATAAATTTAGTCTGTTATCAAGTACTACTTTAGGCCAGGGAAAGAGTATTCATTTAGTTGAAATAAAGGGTAAACAATTAGTAATTGGTAGTACAAATAATAATATTAATCTATTAACAGAACTTAATGATCAAATTGAGAGTGAACAACCAGTTATACAAGAAGAAAATGATTCAAAATTTCAGGATACTGAAGGATTTAATTCATCCCATTTTCCTGATATTTATAAAGAATACTTGGAAAACAGGAAAAATACTGATGATTAGAATTTAAGACCATTTTGTTGTTGGTATAACACTTATAAATTACATTATTTATACCAAGAAATATATAAAAAGGATATGTTAATATTAGAAAACATCAATAGTTAGTTGGAACATAAGGTGGGTTAAAGGTATGGGTAAAAAAGTTAAAATAGGAAGCAAATTGGTTGGGGATGGTGAACCTTGTTTTGTTATTGCGGAAATAGGCATTAATCATAATGGATCGGTTGAAATTGCTAAAAAATTAATTGATATATCTGTATCAAGTGGTTGTGATGCGGTTAAATTCCAAAAACGTACAGTTGATGTTGTTTATACTCAAGAAGAGCTTGCGATGCCTCGCCCTAATCCTTTTGGTGACACTAACGGAGATTTAAAAAGAGGTCTTGAATTTACTTATGAAGATTATCTCGAAATAGATGATTATTGCAGATTTAAAGGGATAATGTGGTTTGCATCCTGTTGGGATGAGGGAGCTATAGACTTTATTGATATGTTTGATCCTCCTTGTTATAAAATTGCTTCTGCTTCTTTAACAGATGATAATTTATTGCGTTATACAAGATCAAAAGGTAAACCAATTTTACTTTCTACAGGAATGAGTACTCAAGAAGAGATTGATCATGCAATTGAAGTGCTTGGAAAGAATGATCTCATCCTTTATCATTGTACTTCTACTTATCCAACAGATTCAGATGAGATTAATCTATCTGTAATTACTGATTATAGGAAAAATTATGATTTCTCAATTGGCTTTAGTGGCCATGAAAGAGGAATAACTCCTTCAATAATCGCTGTAGCGCTAGGAGCAGTGAGTATTGAAAGGCATGTAACTCTTGATAGAACTATGTGGGGAAGCGATCAAGCTGCAAGTCTTGAGCCTGAAGGTTTATTTAGATTAGTGAGAGACATTCGTCAAGTGCCTGCATTAATGGGTGACGGATGTAAAGTGGTTTATGATAGTGAAAAACCAATAATTAAGAAATTGAGGAGAGTGAATAATTCATTAAATGTTATCAAGATTTAATAATGATATAAAAATAATTGCAACCGATTTTGATGGTGTAATAACAGACGGATTTGTCTATTATTCAACAGAGTCTTTTGAGGAACTTAAAAGAGTTAGTTTTAAAGATATAATGGGTATGTCTTTGGCTGTCAAAAATGGTTATAAAGTTGCAATTATTTCAGGTGAGAAAAATAAGATAATAGACAGAATAGCCGATAAATTTAATCTTGATGATGTTCATCAAGGAATTAGAGATAAATTGGCTGTTTTGTTATCTATTTCCGAAAAATATTCTGTCCCTCTTTCTAGTATTTGTTATTTTGGAGATGATATCAATGATATATCTGTATTAGAAAAAGTAGGTTTACCTATAACTGTTCCTGATGCTAATTGTAAAGTAAAAAAAATAAACAATATTTATATAACAACAGCACAAGCTGGAAATGGAGCTTTTAGAGAAGTGGTGGATTTAATATTAGATAGAAAATAGAGGTTATTGAATTATGTTTCAAAAGAATTTGGAAGTATTGAAGGTAAAAAATCCTGTCTTGGCATCTAAGTTAGAGAAAATAGATATAGCAAATATAAAAAATATTGATGTTGTAAATGCTGAAAGCAAGGATTTAATTATAAATTACAATAAAGTTAATCTTCATAGTTCCTTAGATCCCATCAGAGAAGCCAAGACAGTCTGGCACAGAACTATTAAGACTGATTTAAAGGTAAATGACATACAAATAGTTTTTGGTCTTGGATTAGGTTATTTGTTTAAGAGGGCTTTTGTGAGCTCTGATTCTAAGATATTTCTGATTGAACCTTTTATAGAAGTATTAAGATTTGTGCTTGAGTATGTTGATTTTTCAGTAGAATTTTCTGAGAATCGGGTGTTTATAACTGATAATATTGAAGATTTAAACCAGAAGCTGCAAGCAGAATTTTTATCTGGAGATAAAGTAGAATTTTTATTCTTAAATTCCTTTGCTGCCTTAGCTCAAGATCAGTTAATTAAATTAACCCAAACCGCACTTGAAATTTGTGAATCCAAGTCTGCCGATCAGAACACCATTTTCAACCAGTGTAAATCCTGGGTTAAAAACAGTATTTTAAACTTGCAATATTATTCAGAATCCAGACCATTAGGATTTTTTGAAGGAGTATTTTCTAATAAGACAGCATTAATTATTTCAGCCGGGCCCTCATTAGTTAATCAGGTACAAAAGATTAAAGAAAATAGAGATAAATTTATAATTATTGCTGTTGCTCCAATATTAAAGTATTTGATTCAAGAAGGAATTATTCCTGATTTTGCAACATTTACAGATGCGAGTAATCTTTCTTTCCATATTGAAGGAATAGAAGAGCATTTATCTAAAATTAACCTTGTAATTAATTCAAGAGCAGAAAATTGTATTATTCAGAAAGATTTTAAGTCAAAGATAATATACCTATCTGAAACAGATCTTGCTGCTCAGTGGTTTAGAGATCATACAAGTGCTGATGTAGGCTTGTATAAATCAGGTGGCAGTGTCTCTATTTTAAGTTATTACCTGGCTAAAGCATTTGGCTGTAATGTCATTACTTTTGCTGGACTTGATCTTGCAATGGTAAATAACAAAATTTATGCTGATGGACAGGATTTACAATGTAATGAAGCCGGAGATTATGTTATTCCTGGTAAAGTGATTAAGAAATTAATGCATGTAAAAGGTTATAATGGTCAAATGTTACCAACCAGGGATGATTATGCATTATTTATAAGACATTTTGAGGAGATATTCAGGCAAGAACATAATCCTGCAAGAATTATTAACACTTCAACTTCAGGGGCTTTGATTAATGGCATGGAATATATGGAATTTGATGATTTCATAAATATTATTGGGTCTCCAAGCTTTACTATTAGTCAGGAATTATCTGAAGTAATAGAAAAAACGCAGGATAAATGGGCACAATTAAATGATTCTATTTATCCTGAACTAAAAAATGAATATAAAAAGATTCAGGAAATTGATAAGCTTGCAAAACCAGTTATATCTGAATTAAGAGAAGTTTGTGTTTTGTTTGAAGATCAGGAAATTAATTTTGACATTATTGAAGCAAAAATTAGTCCTATAAAAGATTCCATGGCTCAAGTCAGAAATGATGTTGTAAAAAATGTATTTTTATCCATATATTTGCAGAATGAAATATGGAAATACACTAGACAATATAATACTAGCGTTTTACCTAATTTAGATGATGTTAAAGCTAATATGAAGCTTGAATTAGAATTCTTTACTTCGGTTAATTTGGCTATCGATAATATAATACAGTCAATGGAAACTGCTTTTCTAATTTTAGATAAAAAAATTCCGACTGTAAAAAATAGGGTAATATCCATTACCTAAATTAGGTTAACGCCTAAAGCCTTTGAAGCAAAGAATGAGGTATTATTGGAATAATTAATGACTTATAAATGTGGCTAAGCCACTGAAGCAGTAGGACTTAGTTTAAAGTTATCAGTNNNNNNNNNNNNNNNNNNNNNNNNNNNNNNNTTTAATTAAATTATATTCAAGAAATTTTTTTTGAAATTTGTCTTTGTTATTTTCTGGGTTATTCAAAAGTATTTCGATATTAGCTTTATTATGTTCGAGATGTTCTATTATGGTATTAGTAGCCTGTTGTTGAAGAGTAACCTCGATTTTAGGTAATGCTATTAGCTTTATGTTGATAAGTTGGCTTGCTAAAGCAGGATTCTCAGGTAAAACTTCGAGCATTAATACTTGAAAATATTCTTTTCCTTCATTTGTAATTGAGTATGTGGATTTTTTTTGTCCACCGGGACTTAACTGGGTTTTAACGGTTACATATTTATTCTTTTCTAATTTTTTTAAAGCAGGATAAATGGAACCAAAACTAATCTTAAAAAACGCTGAGAATTTATTCTCAATTTTTTGTTTAATACCATAAATACTGCTTTTGTTGTCTAAAAGTATAGTTAATATTAATAATTCAATCATATTTTAATTTACTTTATTTTTCTGAAAAACTTAATAAAAAGCATATTAAATTTTTTCTTATCGGTCAATTAAAGATGAATTTTTATTTTTATAATATTGTGAGTAAATAAAATGAAAATAATTTTATTTGTAATCTTGCTATTAAGTTGTAGTTTGAGATACTCTGTTATAAATATCTAGTATATTAAAGAATGAATATAAAATGGCTGTTAATAATAAATTATCACTCGCCCCAGTACAAGAAATAGTATTAAATACAAAGCTTCAGCATATTGCTATAATTATGGATGGCAATAGAAGATGGGCTAAGAAACATTTGCTTCCTTCTATGTCTGGTCATAATGCTGGAGTTAAGTCATTGAAAACTATAGTTTCTCATGCAGCAGAGATAGGAGTAAAATATCTTACCGTGTATGCCTTTTCTACTGAAAATTGGGGTAGGAAAAAGGAAGAAGTTGATTTCTTAATGATGCTTCTAGGAGAAACAGTTAAAAAGGAATTAGATGAACTCCATAAAAATAATGTTAAAATCAGAATTATTGGTAATATGGAGAATTTAAATCCTGAACTTCAGAAAATACTGGAGTATTCTATGAATGTAACCGCCGCTAATACAGGTTTAAACTTGCAGGTAGCTATAAATTACGGTTCAAGAGATGAGATAACTCAGGCTATGAAAAAAATTGTCAAAGATGTACAAGCTGAAAAATTGTCTCCTGATGATATTAATAGTGACTTGATTTCTAATTATTTGTATACTTCAGATATTCCAGATCCTGATTTATTAATCAGAACTGGCGGTGATCAGAGATTGAGCAACTATTTATTGTGGCAGCTGGCTTATACAGAAATTTATGTAAGTGATACATTGTGGCCTGATTTTGGTAAAGATGAATTAGATGAAGCTGTTGCTGAATTTGCAAAGCGTGAAAGAAGATTTGGTAAGGGATAAATAATGTTTCCTGCAATTAAAAAGCTAGTATTGGCAACAAATAATAAAAATAAAATAAAAGAAATTGAGAATTTATTACTAGATACAGGTATTGAAATTGTTAAGGTAAAAGACGATTTTAATCCAAAAGAGACAGGGAAAAGTTTTCAAGAAAATGCCTATATAAAGGCATTTGAAGCTGCTAAAATTATGAATCTCCCTGCCCTTGCAGATGATTCAGGTTTGGTAATAGATACCCTTGGTGGACTTCCTGGAATACATTCTGCGCGTTTTGCAGAGAGTGATCCTAAAAGAATCGAAAGGGTTTTAAGCGCTTTAAAGTATGAAAAGCCCGAAAATAAAGCTGCCAGATTTGTTTGTGCAATGGTTATAGTATCTCCAAATGGTGAAATTTTACACTCATGCACTGGAACCTGTGAGGGATATATAACTGATAAACCTCTTGGAGAGCAAGGGTTTGGATATGATCCGATATTCTATATACCTGAACTGGACGCAACTATGGCCCAACTTAGTCTTGAAGAAAAAAATAAAGTCAGTCATAGAGCAAAAGCTTTAAGATGTACAATTGATTGGCTGAAATCATCTAATTGATGGTTTTCTAAATTTTAAATATCCGCAACAATTAGGTATGGCATTGGGGGAGATAAAGTTGCGCAAAGGCTTATTGTGGATATTTATATTAATAATGCTTGTAACCATTTCGAATCCTGTTTTATCGCAGATTTCTAATGATAAAATCCAAAAGATTTTTTTATTGGGTAGAAGTCTCGGTTCAGGTTATTATCGTCTTATTGATTTGACTAATAAGTCTAAAGAGTTTGCTTATTCAGATATTAGAATAGAATATCAAAATGCTTTTCAGAACTTTAATATTACTGATTTAATTATTGAAGATTTAAACCTTGATGCTTGCTTATCTGAGTTATTAAAGAATGTCAAGTTGAATTTATATAGTGCTCTTGACAAACAGGATTTAAGTGAGGCAAAGTTGGCAGTAACTCTGGATAAATTTAGTTCTTATTATGAAGATTTAAAGCAATCAATCAAGAGTGAATATTCAGATACTGGAACTTGGCTTTTAGATTTAGGATTTTATACATCATTTCAATTGGAATCCATTAATTCCAAAGATAAAAATAAATTATTTTTATCTGGGTTTAATAAGGTTGTAGAAAATATTCCCACGATGATCCCAGAACGTATTGCTAGGGCATTTCTCAATATTAAATTATTCGAGAAGCCTGAATTAACAGAGGCAGAATTAGCAGGATTAAAAACCAGTTTAACTAATGTAATTGAGTTTTTTAGTGGTTATCCTGATGGTAGAAGCTTATTAACTGAATCTCAGGAACTTGTCGGTAAATGGCAGGGAGTTATGCTTACTCCTGATTGTTTAAAACATAATATTGAGCTAAAAATTAATAAGGTGAATAGTAAATTATCAGGCGTGATGAATATTGATAAAATAGCCGAAAATATCCCTATATCAAATATTGATACATTAGATGGGTATTTCACCTTTATGTTTAAACCTTTTGGAACAGAAAAACTTTATATTAAATTTGATGCTAAATTATCTGATAATGTTTTTTCTGGTGAAATAATTGATGTTCTTGGACAAAAAGGTTATTGGGTTTTAGCCAAAGTTGATAAAAGCAGCACTGTGGAAGATAAAAATCTTGATGTTATGGGTCTTTACATAAAAGATATGGAAGAAAAAATAAAAGTGGCAAAGCAACAAGTGCTTTCAGTCTCAAATATCGGTACAGATAAGCAAAATGAAACTGAAATAAAGATAAATTTTCCAAAATTAAAAGATAAGATTATTTTAGATAAGTAAGATAATCTTACTGAATAACTCTAATCGGATAATTATTTTAATCCCTCATTAATTTATGATTATTTAATTATTGAATTAAGTGAGGAATAAATATGACTGCAATGCTTTTAAATCCTATAAAAATTCGAGAATTGGAAATACAAAATAGGGTTATGATGTCGCCTATGTGCCAGTATAGCGCTCATGATGGACTGCCAAATGAGTGGCATTATATACATTATGGTACCAGAGCTGTTGGCAGATTAGGAATAATAATGCTTGAAGCAACGGCAGTTGAACCAAGAGGAAGGATTACTCCCTGGGATCTTGGTTTGTGGGCTGATGATTATATAGATAGATATACTGAACTGACGACTTTTATGATTTCTCAGGATACAGTTCCTGCAATTCAGTTGGCTCATGCCGGAAGAAAAGCCAGCACCACTCAACCATGGGAAGGATCTTTACCTTTATCTTCTGAAATAGGAGGTTGGGAAGTTGTTGGTCCAAGTGCTATTCCATTTGCTCCAAACAGTCCTGTTCCACACGAACTTAGCCAGAGTGAAATTCAAGATATTATAGAAAAATTTAAAACAGCTGCTAATAGAGCTTATCAGGCTGGGTTTAGAATTGTTGAGATCCACGCTGCTCATGGATATTTAATTCATGAGTTTTTATCGCCTTTATCCAACAAAAGGGCTGATAAATATGGTGGAAGTCTTCAAAACAGACAGCGTTTGTTGCTGGAAATCGCAACTGAAATCAGGAATCAGTGGCCAAAGAAATGGCCAGTGTTTGTCAGGATGTCAGCTACTGATTGGGTGGAGAATGGATGGGATATAGAAGATACTGTTGATACTGCTAAAAAACTTGCTGAAATAGGAATTGACCTGATTGATGTATCTTCTGGCGGAAACATTGCCAATCTAACTATACCTGAGTCTCCCAGTTATCAGGCACCATTTTCTGAGGCTATAAAAGAAGAAGCATGCATAATGACCTCAGCCGTAGGTGTAATAACTGAACCTGATCAGGCAAATAATATTGTTGAGAATAAAAAAGCAGATATTGTAGCACTTGGCAGAGAATTACTCAGAAATCCTTACTGGGTGTATCAGGCAGCTGAAAAGCTCAATTATGATCTCCCCTGGCCAAAGCAATACCTTAGGGCGAAATAAATAAGGGATGAACAAAAAATTCTTAAATAATTCTCTGTCATTCTAAACGAAGTGAATAATCTCAGAGACTCAGCTCAGAATGACGCATGCTGTCATTGCGAGCCTCCGAAGGAGGCGTGGCAATCTTACAATAGTTCAAATAAAAGCAAGGACATAAATCTGAAAGAGATCCTTCGCTGACGCTCAGGATAACAATTTTACATAATGACTTCTTGTCTCCTTAATTATGATACATATTAGAAAATGAGCTTTAAGCTCATTTTCTAATATGTATTTTGTAATAATTCTTAATTCTTTTATAAAAAAAGCAATTTTATTTTTTCAGGATTATTTTTGTGTCAGATAGTATTGAACCTCTTAAATCTTTAAATGAGTGTGTTAACAGGCTTCCTAAAGATGATATTGTTGAATTTGGTGTAAAAGCTCGGGATTATGATACTTTATCTCCCGCTGAAGTGTACTTGAAATATATAACTGGAGAAGAATCACGTAAACAAGGTATGAAAAAAGAGAAGATGTCTGCAGACGTGGGTCCTGTGCCATATAGGGATACGTTGAATCAAAGAGTACATAGAAAAGTTATAACATCTAAAGAAGCAATATCACTTTTAGTAGATAAATTTAAAAAATATACTGATAAATTCCAGGCAGAAAAAGAATTCTTAAATATATTTGATACAGGAGATTCTAATAATTCTTTTGAATCAGGAGAGCCGTTAGTAGGATAGTTTTGAAGTTAATGTCAATAATAAGAGAATTCTGAGGTGTTTATTACAGTATAAAAAGATGAGTTAAGGCTCATCTTTTGACATAAGACAAAAAAGTCCTTTTAATATGCATCTAAGTAAGGCAGAAAGAAAAAGTTTTTACCTAAAATTATAATATAAATGTTATCCTGAATTTATTTCGTGACCTAACTACGTCTCAACTATAAGCTATAAACGTCAACTGTAAAGATGCCGGAACACGTCCGGCATGACATCAGTAGGTATTTTTTCTTGCCTACTTAATATTTTTTCTAAAAGCTAGCAACTTTTTTTGAGGAGTTTTTAAACAATAAATAATTTATAAATAATGTTAGGAAACGAATTATGATTAAAGGAATAACACCTGCACCAAATTTTACAGGCAATCTTGTAATCAAGCGAGATCCTTTTACTGTAAGTGAGTTAAGAGCTGATGCAGAAGTAAAGCCTGTAAAAAGTCCTATAAGTGGAAGAATATTAAAAATTTATGAATCAAATATACTTAAAGACCTGGAAAATTATGTTAAAACTGAGCTTCCTGAAGATGACATTGTTGAATTGAGTGCAAAAAAGCAATTTTATTTACTCGATGGTAATTCTTATTCTATACATTTAAACTATAAACCTGGGGTTGAATCTCTTAAAAATGGCATAAAGAAGAAAAATATTGAGAAGCCATACGGTAGGTTTAGTACAACGGCTGCTCACTTTAATATTCCATTTAGAATGGCATTGTCAGATACGTTTAAAAGATTTAAATGGTATATTTTAGCTCAAAAAAATAATCTAATGCATAAAAATAAGCTAATTTAAAAAATATGAAAGGGAAAGAATTATGATTAAAAGAGTAACACCATTACCAAGTTTTACAGGTAAGCTTATACCTGCGAATAATGATATTGAGGGTGCTTTGAAAACATTACAAGGAATACACCCTCCCGCAAGATACGTGGCAGATATTATTGAGCCCCTTAACGGTCTAAAAAAATATGTTGAAACAGAGCTCCCTGAAGATGATATTGTTGAATTTGGAGTAAAAGATCAATATTGGCCGAATGGAACTCGTTTTTGCACTGATCTGATTCTGAATTATATACCTGGTAATAAATCACGTGAAGAAGGTTTAGACAATAAGAACATTAATTCAGCTATAGGTCGTACAGGATTTTCGGATAGTACAGGATTGAAAGAAATTGTAACGGCCAAAGAAGCAATATTAAAATTAACAGATGAATTCAGAAAATATATTAATCCTTCAAAAGAACCTCAAGAATTAGACGAATTCAAAAATATATTTAACACAAAAAAATAAAGGAATTTTGAGATATTTATTACAGTATGAAAAGATGAGCCTTAACTCATCTTTTTGTTATAAAAGATAATTCTCTAGTTATCTCTGGTATAAACTCTTGGTAATCTTACTTTTAATCGGCAGGTAATTTCATAATTTATTGTATTTAGCATTTTTGCCCAGAAATCAATTGGAATAAACTCATCTCCATCACTGCCAAGTAATGTTATAGTATCTCCAATATTGATGTTATCAACGTTAGAAATATCAAACATCATTTGATCCATAGTAATATTACCAACTTGCCTAACTCGTTTGCCATTAATCAGTCCGTATATCCTATTGGACAATGATCTTGGGACTCCATCTGCATATCCTATCGGGATTGTAGCAACTTTTGTATTTTCTGAACTTGTAACATAGCTATAACCATAACTTATACCAGTATTTCTGGGCAAATCCTGTATATGAGCTATCCTGCCTTTAAGTCCCATAACTTGCTTTAAATCAGGTAAGTCATTGATACACTCAGGAAGATCAGGCGTTAAACCGTATATGCCAATTCCTGATCTTACCAGGTCATAATGCATATGATTATACCCAATCATGCCGGCTGTATTTACGGCATGTATTGTTAAATCCAGATCAGATATGTTATTTATAACACTTTCCCAATTTGCTTTTTGCTGCTCAGTTATTCTGATATTTTCAGCACAAGCAAGATGAGTGAAGACTCCTTCAAGTTGAATACTCTCAATTTGAGCGACTTCTCTAATGAATTTTACTGCATGATCATATGAAATACCAATTCTGTGCATGCCTGTATCAACTTTTATATGAACTATCGGCTTTTTACCCAGCTTATTATAAGCATTAATGCAGGCTGTAATATGTTCGTTTGTAAATATTGATAATTGAATATCATATTCAACAGCACTTACAATTGACCAGCCTGGTGCTGCACCTAATACAAGAATTGGGGCATCAATGCCTGCTTCTCTCAATTGAAGTCCTTCATCTATAGAAGCTACTCCCAGCATATCAACTCCTGAGGCAAGTAATGTAGGTGTCACCATAGTAGAACCATGCCCGTAAGCATCCGCCTTTACTACAGCAAGAAACTTGCTATCAGGTGAGATATAGCTTTTTAAAACTTTAATATTATGCTCAATATTGCCGAGATTTATCTCGACCCAGGCATCACGTCTAGTTTGTACGAAATGAGCTCTAAGCTGTGACATTTTGTTAACCATTTGATTACTGATGATAGTATTATATTACAGTCTGAGAAAATTTAATATTTTCTTGATATAAACCTGTTGACTATTGCTCTGAGAGTTATTAAATTAAAAGTAGCTAAATAATTGAATAAATGGAGTAGAAATTTGAGCGTAAAAATTGCTGTTATTGGTTGTGGAACTTGGGGTAAGAACCTTGTAAGGAATTTTTATAACCTTGGAAGTTTACACACATGTTGTGATATAGATTCAGAGCTTCTTGGTAGTACAGCTGGTGAATATCCTGATATTCATTGTACCAGTGACATAGATGAAGTTTTAAATTCGCCTGAAATTGATGGCATTGCAGTTGCTACTCCAAGTCATACTCATTATTCTCTTGTTAAAAAAGTGCTCAGTGCAGGAAAACATGTTTATGTAGAAAAACCCATAGCTACTTGTAGTGAAGAAGCAAGAGAATTAAATGAATTATCAAATGAAAAAGGTCTTGCGCTAATGGTAGGGCACCTACTTCTGTATCATCCTGCTGTGAGTAGGCTAAAATCTCTGATACAAGAAGGTATTCTTGGAGAAATAAATTATGTACAAAGTGATAGATTAAATATTAACTTTTTTAGAAATGATAGAAGTGTGATGTGGGATTTGGCTCCTCATGATGTTTCTATGATAAGTTATGTTCTTGGTAGTATTCCTATCAGTGTTCAGTCTGCCGTCGGAACTTCAATGAATAATGATGGAATAATGGATATTACTCATATTGATATAACTTTTCCAAATAATATTCAGGCGCATATTAGTGATAGTTGGATACATCCAATTAAACGTGTTATATTATTAGTAAGAGGAACAAAAGCAACAGCGGTTCTCGATGATGCTGAATTTTCCAACAAACTTCACGTTTATGATAATTTTTCCCCCAACAAAAAGGTGGTTGAATATCCTGAATACATTGAAATTGAACCTTTAAAACTTGAATGTCAGCACTTTATCAGCTGTATCA
Coding sequences:
- a CDS encoding di-trans,poly-cis-decaprenylcistransferase; this translates as MAVNNKLSLAPVQEIVLNTKLQHIAIIMDGNRRWAKKHLLPSMSGHNAGVKSLKTIVSHAAEIGVKYLTVYAFSTENWGRKKEEVDFLMMLLGETVKKELDELHKNNVKIRIIGNMENLNPELQKILEYSMNVTAANTGLNLQVAINYGSRDEITQAMKKIVKDVQAEKLSPDDINSDLISNYLYTSDIPDPDLLIRTGGDQRLSNYLLWQLAYTEIYVSDTLWPDFGKDELDEAVAEFAKRERRFGKG
- a CDS encoding non-canonical purine NTP pyrophosphatase, RdgB/HAM1 family, encoding MKKLVLATNNKNKIKEIENLLLDTGIEIVKVKDDFNPKETGKSFQENAYIKAFEAAKIMNLPALADDSGLVIDTLGGLPGIHSARFAESDPKRIERVLSALKYEKPENKAARFVCAMVIVSPNGEILHSCTGTCEGYITDKPLGEQGFGYDPIFYIPELDATMAQLSLEEKNKVSHRAKALRCTIDWLKSSN
- a CDS encoding N-acetylneuraminate synthase, which gives rise to MGKKVKIGSKLVGDGEPCFVIAEIGINHNGSVEIAKKLIDISVSSGCDAVKFQKRTVDVVYTQEELAMPRPNPFGDTNGDLKRGLEFTYEDYLEIDDYCRFKGIMWFASCWDEGAIDFIDMFDPPCYKIASASLTDDNLLRYTRSKGKPILLSTGMSTQEEIDHAIEVLGKNDLILYHCTSTYPTDSDEINLSVITDYRKNYDFSIGFSGHERGITPSIIAVALGAVSIERHVTLDRTMWGSDQAASLEPEGLFRLVRDIRQVPALMGDGCKVVYDSEKPIIKKLRRVNNSLNVIKI
- a CDS encoding alanine racemase — its product is MVNKMSQLRAHFVQTRRDAWVEINLGNIEHNIKVLKSYISPDSKFLAVVKADAYGHGSTMVTPTLLASGVDMLGVASIDEGLQLREAGIDAPILVLGAAPGWSIVSAVEYDIQLSIFTNEHITACINAYNKLGKKPIVHIKVDTGMHRIGISYDHAVKFIREVAQIESIQLEGVFTHLACAENIRITEQQKANWESVINNISDLDLTIHAVNTAGMIGYNHMHYDLVRSGIGIYGLTPDLPECINDLPDLKQVMGLKGRIAHIQDLPRNTGISYGYSYVTSSENTKVATIPIGYADGVPRSLSNRIYGLINGKRVRQVGNITMDQMMFDISNVDNINIGDTITLLGSDGDEFIPIDFWAKMLNTINYEITCRLKVRLPRVYTRDN
- a CDS encoding oxidoreductase encodes the protein MTAMLLNPIKIRELEIQNRVMMSPMCQYSAHDGLPNEWHYIHYGTRAVGRLGIIMLEATAVEPRGRITPWDLGLWADDYIDRYTELTTFMISQDTVPAIQLAHAGRKASTTQPWEGSLPLSSEIGGWEVVGPSAIPFAPNSPVPHELSQSEIQDIIEKFKTAANRAYQAGFRIVEIHAAHGYLIHEFLSPLSNKRADKYGGSLQNRQRLLLEIATEIRNQWPKKWPVFVRMSATDWVENGWDIEDTVDTAKKLAEIGIDLIDVSSGGNIANLTIPESPSYQAPFSEAIKEEACIMTSAVGVITEPDQANNIVENKKADIVALGRELLRNPYWVYQAAEKLNYDLPWPKQYLRAK